A genome region from Kaistia algarum includes the following:
- a CDS encoding alpha/beta fold hydrolase, which produces MADPASAGSRASTGYEPFFYASRDGLKLHGRDYPGTVDRLPVVCLPGLTRNSRDFHELALQLSGLAGRRVLAFDFRGRGLSQRDPTGKTYLPPVEAQDVLDGMASRGIAKAAFVGTSRGGIVTMIIGGLAPGAIGAAVLNDIGSRIETAGLLRIKGYVGRPLPAMGWDEAARLLETTVGGEFPAFGPEDWVRQARLTFADRNGMPASDYDPLLAEGFSALTPETPAIDLSAAFATLSAVPVLVLRGETSHLLARKTVAAMQAEHPGLESVEVPGQGHPPELRGEIASRIVGFLDRIDPIGD; this is translated from the coding sequence GTGGCCGACCCGGCTAGCGCCGGGTCGCGCGCATCGACCGGCTACGAACCGTTCTTCTATGCGAGCCGGGACGGTCTCAAGCTCCATGGGCGCGACTATCCTGGCACGGTGGACCGTCTGCCGGTGGTCTGCCTGCCGGGCCTGACGCGCAACAGCCGCGACTTTCACGAATTGGCGCTCCAATTGTCCGGTCTAGCCGGCCGCCGCGTCCTCGCCTTCGATTTCCGCGGTCGCGGGCTTTCACAGCGCGACCCTACAGGCAAGACCTATCTGCCGCCGGTCGAGGCGCAGGATGTCCTTGATGGCATGGCGAGCCGGGGCATCGCGAAAGCCGCTTTCGTCGGCACGTCGCGCGGCGGCATCGTCACGATGATCATCGGCGGGCTAGCCCCCGGCGCGATTGGCGCCGCGGTGCTCAATGATATCGGCAGCCGGATCGAGACGGCGGGGCTGCTGCGGATCAAAGGCTATGTCGGACGTCCCCTGCCCGCGATGGGCTGGGACGAGGCGGCCCGGCTGCTGGAAACGACGGTGGGCGGCGAATTCCCCGCTTTCGGCCCGGAAGACTGGGTCCGGCAGGCCCGCCTCACCTTCGCGGATCGGAACGGCATGCCCGCTTCCGACTATGATCCACTGCTTGCCGAGGGCTTCAGCGCGCTGACGCCCGAAACACCGGCCATCGATCTTTCGGCGGCCTTCGCGACGCTTTCCGCCGTGCCGGTGCTGGTGCTGCGCGGGGAGACGTCGCATCTTCTGGCCCGCAAGACCGTCGCGGCCATGCAGGCGGAGCATCCCGGCCTCGAATCCGTCGAGGTTCCCGGCCAAGGCCATCCGCCCGAGCTTCGCGGCGAGATCGCCTCACGGATCGTCGGATTTCTCGACCGCATCGACCCCATCGGCGACTGA
- a CDS encoding OmpA family protein, which produces MKSWRLYIIPGFVIVTILTVAALFLNLGRIESDLAERVDAVLVADGQSWATAEISGRTATIMGTAPTRIAQRFAIESADRVWGVATVVDGSGLLPLQPNFVWKAEKQGGKVVITGFVPSEDERVAILATAKRLLPEFGVEDQMQLARGQPVDFLGIVHFAIARLAELADGSVSLSGPQLTISGTARDETEFASAAEALSVALPPSAMLHNIRILPPRTERFAWRLDFDGRKAQMSGFVPSGSARADVLAALRATVADVEFEDSTQLASGAPESFGSAATFAAYQLAHLSEGSASMDGPTLSLSGKAKTVADYEQALAEIDARRGRSGGITFGTIDILPAAVDPYVWRAERSGDQVTLGGYVPTEAARAAVLAKARTLFEGLNIVDRLKVAEGDPKMDWIGAISFSLGQLSRLGRGAVSLTGHSYDIAGEALSTPAFHALQDELGKTLPASMELRHSAVAPAPISPFLFAAVRGNGRLTLSGYVPTDEVAKTIVGAAQPKFGDDAIDIRLELAGGVPDGFIDAVAAGLQAISRLEGGRLDLVDERLSVSGVAVSEPARTAIEAALRRDLPENFELAAAMIVAVGGDPLSGSDCQAALQAEMGHGQIQFDDARSAVSPDSYGLVDRLASIAQRCPAATIEVAGHTESGGGTRRNQALSEERAQSVIEHLVEDGVRRERLNAVGYGQTRPIASNSTTAGRTQNRRIEFSVVGQ; this is translated from the coding sequence ATGAAGAGCTGGCGACTCTATATCATCCCGGGCTTCGTCATCGTCACGATACTGACCGTCGCGGCGCTCTTTCTCAATCTCGGACGTATCGAATCGGACCTCGCGGAGAGGGTGGACGCGGTGCTGGTCGCGGATGGCCAGTCCTGGGCCACCGCCGAGATCAGCGGGCGAACCGCGACGATCATGGGGACCGCGCCGACACGTATCGCGCAGCGCTTCGCGATCGAATCGGCCGACCGGGTCTGGGGTGTGGCGACCGTGGTTGACGGAAGCGGCCTGCTGCCCCTGCAGCCGAATTTCGTCTGGAAGGCGGAGAAGCAGGGCGGAAAGGTCGTCATCACGGGCTTCGTGCCGTCGGAGGATGAGCGCGTTGCGATCCTCGCCACCGCGAAGCGCTTGCTGCCCGAATTTGGCGTCGAGGATCAGATGCAGCTCGCCCGGGGCCAGCCTGTTGACTTCCTCGGCATCGTCCATTTCGCCATCGCCCGCCTCGCCGAGCTTGCGGACGGTTCCGTCAGCCTGAGCGGCCCCCAGCTTACGATCAGCGGCACGGCGCGCGACGAGACGGAGTTCGCCTCGGCTGCCGAGGCGCTCTCGGTGGCCTTGCCGCCAAGTGCCATGCTGCACAACATCCGCATCCTGCCTCCGAGAACGGAGCGCTTCGCCTGGCGGCTCGATTTCGACGGCCGCAAGGCGCAGATGAGCGGGTTCGTTCCCTCCGGCTCGGCGCGGGCCGATGTCCTTGCCGCGCTGCGGGCGACGGTTGCCGACGTAGAGTTCGAGGACAGCACGCAGCTTGCCTCGGGCGCACCGGAGAGCTTCGGCTCGGCCGCGACCTTCGCCGCCTATCAGCTGGCGCATCTGAGCGAAGGCTCGGCTTCGATGGACGGACCTACGTTGAGCCTCTCGGGCAAGGCCAAGACCGTTGCCGACTATGAGCAGGCGCTGGCCGAGATCGATGCTCGGCGCGGGCGCTCCGGCGGCATCACCTTCGGAACGATCGACATCCTGCCCGCCGCGGTGGATCCCTATGTCTGGCGGGCTGAGCGCTCCGGCGATCAGGTGACGCTCGGTGGATATGTACCAACCGAGGCGGCGCGCGCGGCCGTCCTCGCCAAAGCCCGAACTCTATTCGAGGGTCTCAACATCGTCGACAGGCTGAAGGTAGCGGAAGGCGATCCCAAGATGGATTGGATCGGCGCTATCTCGTTCAGCCTGGGCCAGTTGTCCCGCCTCGGTCGCGGCGCCGTCTCGCTGACGGGACACAGCTACGACATTGCCGGCGAGGCACTCTCGACACCGGCCTTTCATGCCCTGCAGGACGAGCTTGGCAAGACGCTACCGGCCAGCATGGAGTTGCGGCACAGCGCCGTCGCGCCGGCTCCCATTTCGCCCTTTCTCTTCGCCGCCGTTCGGGGCAATGGGCGTCTGACCCTTTCCGGCTATGTGCCCACCGACGAGGTGGCAAAGACGATCGTCGGCGCGGCGCAGCCGAAGTTCGGCGACGACGCCATCGACATTCGCCTGGAGCTTGCCGGCGGTGTTCCAGACGGCTTTATCGACGCCGTTGCAGCCGGCCTTCAGGCGATCAGCCGGTTGGAAGGCGGCCGGCTCGATCTCGTCGATGAGCGGCTTTCGGTTTCGGGCGTCGCCGTTTCCGAACCGGCGCGCACTGCCATCGAGGCGGCGCTGCGACGGGATCTGCCGGAAAACTTCGAACTCGCCGCTGCGATGATTGTCGCCGTCGGCGGCGATCCGCTCTCCGGCTCAGATTGCCAGGCGGCGTTGCAGGCGGAGATGGGGCACGGCCAGATCCAGTTCGACGATGCGCGATCGGCGGTGTCGCCCGACAGCTACGGCCTGGTCGATCGTTTGGCGTCGATCGCCCAGCGCTGCCCCGCGGCGACGATCGAGGTTGCGGGGCACACTGAGTCGGGAGGCGGCACCCGCCGAAACCAGGCGCTCAGCGAAGAGCGGGCACAGTCGGTGATCGAGCATCTTGTCGAGGATGGTGTGCGCCGCGAACGGCTGAACGCGGTCGGCTATGGACAAACCCGCCCAATCGCGTCGAACTCCACGACAGCGGGCCGCACGCAGAACCGGCGCATCGAGTTCAGCGTCGTCGGCCAATAG
- a CDS encoding tetratricopeptide repeat protein — protein MRIRDALGGLALFGLGVLCATSAILPRVAFALDAKTLDKNATPLEAFRFGFNAYKQGDKTVAVEALTYAAEKGHAGAQWKLGRMYAEGDGLAKDDVKAFEMFSEVADAHADDNPNGSSARFVSNAFVALGLYYRDGIPNSTVKPDFNRSRQMFAYAASYFGDSDAQLNLARMYYEGQGGERDPKQAVRWAKLAANKGNVGAQALLGHMLFEGEGVSREPVLGLMFLTVARDRSDADDPWIQDMQEQAFSLATETERRTALALADDWLNKNGKPNP, from the coding sequence ATGCGTATTCGTGACGCCCTTGGCGGTCTGGCTCTATTCGGCCTTGGCGTGCTCTGCGCGACATCGGCGATCCTGCCGCGCGTTGCCTTTGCGCTCGACGCCAAGACGCTAGACAAGAATGCGACGCCGCTGGAGGCCTTCCGTTTCGGCTTCAACGCCTACAAGCAGGGCGACAAGACCGTGGCGGTCGAGGCGCTGACCTATGCGGCCGAGAAGGGCCATGCCGGTGCGCAATGGAAGCTGGGCCGGATGTATGCCGAAGGCGACGGGCTCGCCAAGGATGACGTCAAGGCCTTCGAGATGTTCAGCGAGGTCGCCGACGCGCATGCCGACGACAATCCGAACGGCTCGTCGGCCCGCTTCGTATCGAACGCCTTCGTCGCGCTGGGGCTCTATTATCGCGACGGAATTCCGAACAGCACGGTGAAGCCGGATTTCAATCGCTCCCGGCAGATGTTCGCCTATGCCGCGTCCTATTTCGGCGACTCGGATGCCCAGCTGAACCTGGCCCGCATGTACTATGAGGGGCAGGGCGGCGAGCGGGATCCCAAGCAGGCTGTACGTTGGGCCAAGCTCGCGGCCAACAAGGGCAATGTCGGCGCGCAGGCTCTGCTCGGCCATATGTTGTTCGAGGGTGAGGGCGTCTCGCGCGAGCCTGTGCTCGGGTTGATGTTCCTGACGGTTGCCCGGGACCGGTCCGACGCAGATGATCCCTGGATTCAGGACATGCAGGAACAGGCCTTCTCGCTCGCGACCGAGACGGAACGGCGCACCGCGCTGGCGCTGGCTGACGACTGGCTCAACAAGAACGGCAAGCCGAACCCCTGA
- the parE gene encoding DNA topoisomerase IV subunit B — translation MDNTKDLFGAAARLDEVEERAPRPRRTAAPAAASPSESDYSAADIEVLEGLEPVRRRPGMYIGGTDEKSLHHLFAEIIDNSMDEAVAGHADRIDVEFSADGFLTVTDNGRGIPVDAHPKFKDKSALEVIMTTLHSGGKFDSKVYETSGGLHGVGVSVVNALSDELEVEVARGKKLYRQTFSRGKPTSGLVLVGEVHNRRGTRTRFHPDPEIFGKGAHFKPARLLAMARSKAYLFGGVEIRWTCAPELLEGDTNTPTSASFHFPGGLKDYLAESLEGENLVTTQIFSGRTDKAAGHGAAEWAVAWFPGDGYVRSYTNTIPTPDGGTHEQGLRMALLRGLKAYAELSGNKRAAQVTADDVMTSCAAMLSVFVREPEFVGQTKDRLASAEATRIVEKAIGDPFDHWLAASPQEASKLLDWVIERAEERLRRRQEKEVSRKTAVRKLRLPGKLADCSQTAAQGSEIFIVEGDSAGGSAKQARSRANQAVLPLRGKILNVANAGREKLAQNQQLADLMQALGVGARNQYRGDDLRYDKVIIMTDADVDGAHIASLLITFFYREMPEIIRTGHLYLAVPPLYRISQGGKTLYARDDGHKDELLATEFTGRGKIEIGRFKGLGEMMPAQLKETTMDPAKRTLLRVNIIDGEIELTRDVVEQLMGNKPEERFRFIQDNAAFAEELDI, via the coding sequence ATGGACAACACCAAGGATCTGTTCGGCGCCGCTGCCCGCCTCGACGAGGTGGAAGAGCGTGCGCCCCGGCCCCGCCGGACGGCTGCGCCCGCCGCGGCGAGTCCCAGCGAATCCGACTATTCGGCCGCCGATATTGAGGTCCTGGAAGGCCTGGAGCCCGTTCGTCGACGTCCCGGCATGTATATTGGCGGCACAGACGAGAAGTCGCTGCACCATCTCTTCGCCGAGATCATCGACAATTCCATGGACGAGGCGGTGGCCGGCCATGCCGACCGCATCGACGTCGAGTTCAGCGCCGACGGATTCCTGACCGTCACCGACAATGGCCGCGGCATTCCAGTCGACGCCCATCCGAAATTCAAGGACAAGTCCGCCCTTGAAGTCATCATGACGACGCTGCATTCGGGCGGAAAGTTCGATTCCAAGGTCTACGAGACCTCGGGCGGCCTTCACGGCGTTGGCGTCTCGGTCGTCAACGCGCTATCGGACGAATTGGAAGTCGAGGTAGCGCGCGGCAAGAAGCTCTATCGGCAGACCTTCTCGCGCGGCAAGCCGACCTCCGGCCTCGTGCTTGTCGGCGAGGTCCATAATCGCCGCGGTACCCGCACCCGGTTCCATCCCGATCCCGAAATCTTCGGCAAGGGCGCGCATTTCAAGCCGGCGCGGCTGCTGGCGATGGCGCGCTCCAAAGCGTATCTCTTCGGGGGCGTCGAGATCCGCTGGACCTGCGCGCCGGAATTGCTGGAGGGCGACACGAACACGCCGACCTCCGCCAGCTTCCACTTTCCCGGCGGCCTCAAGGATTATCTCGCCGAATCGCTCGAGGGCGAAAATCTCGTTACGACGCAGATCTTCTCCGGACGCACCGACAAGGCCGCCGGCCATGGCGCTGCGGAATGGGCCGTCGCATGGTTTCCGGGCGACGGCTATGTTCGCTCCTATACCAACACGATCCCGACGCCCGATGGCGGAACGCATGAGCAAGGGCTGCGAATGGCCCTGCTTCGCGGCCTCAAGGCCTATGCCGAACTGTCAGGCAACAAGCGCGCTGCCCAGGTTACCGCCGACGACGTGATGACGTCCTGTGCGGCGATGCTTTCCGTGTTCGTGCGTGAACCCGAATTTGTCGGCCAGACCAAGGACCGCCTCGCCTCCGCCGAGGCGACGCGCATCGTCGAGAAGGCGATCGGCGATCCGTTCGACCATTGGCTCGCAGCCTCGCCGCAGGAAGCCTCCAAGCTGCTCGACTGGGTGATCGAGCGCGCCGAGGAACGGCTCCGCCGTCGACAGGAGAAGGAAGTCAGCCGCAAGACGGCGGTGCGCAAGCTGCGCCTTCCCGGCAAGCTGGCCGATTGCTCGCAAACAGCGGCGCAGGGCAGCGAGATCTTCATCGTCGAGGGCGATTCCGCTGGCGGCTCGGCCAAGCAGGCCCGCAGCCGCGCCAATCAGGCGGTGCTTCCTCTGCGCGGCAAGATCCTGAACGTCGCCAATGCCGGCCGCGAGAAGCTGGCGCAGAACCAGCAACTCGCCGATCTTATGCAGGCGCTTGGAGTCGGCGCGCGCAATCAATACCGGGGCGATGATCTGCGCTACGACAAGGTCATCATCATGACCGACGCCGATGTCGACGGCGCGCATATCGCCTCGCTGCTCATCACCTTCTTTTACCGCGAGATGCCGGAGATCATCCGCACCGGACATCTCTATCTCGCCGTGCCGCCGCTCTACCGCATCAGCCAGGGCGGCAAGACGCTCTATGCGCGCGACGACGGCCACAAGGACGAATTGCTGGCCACGGAGTTCACCGGCAGGGGCAAGATCGAGATCGGCCGCTTCAAAGGTCTCGGCGAGATGATGCCGGCGCAGCTCAAGGAGACGACGATGGACCCGGCGAAGCGCACGCTGCTCCGCGTGAACATCATCGACGGCGAGATCGAGCTCACCCGCGATGTCGTCGAGCAGTTGATGGGCAACAAGCCCGAGGAGCGCTTCCGCTTCATCCAGGACAATGCCGCCTTCGCGGAAGAGCTGGACATCTGA
- a CDS encoding sugar ABC transporter substrate-binding protein, whose amino-acid sequence MKLRLLATSVAAMMLALAAGAASADDLRPVKKIAFANPLPAYPVFQEADKCFNEATKKAGIEGVTSGPTGLQMDEQFVLDRISQYIATGADGLILVPFSSAMYEPLMKEAKAAGMYVVTMNTGDTTSVQDVVLGTDYANQGKVVAENISKRGGPQNVIILGNQPSGVHRVFVDGFVKALPALGNVTLVAEAYDAGDPTQTTDVVSRTLTAHPDVNVVLSWEGNAVAGITTAIKEKGLTGKVVGVVNDVTPEVVAGLKDGTLYGTSKQNFCGMASGAVEKIIALSKGEAVPKSVDTGITFITAETLDQELAK is encoded by the coding sequence ATGAAACTTCGTTTACTGGCGACCTCGGTCGCCGCGATGATGCTTGCGCTCGCGGCAGGCGCGGCCTCGGCCGATGACCTGCGCCCGGTCAAGAAGATCGCCTTCGCCAATCCGCTGCCGGCCTATCCCGTGTTCCAGGAAGCCGACAAGTGCTTCAACGAGGCCACCAAGAAGGCTGGCATCGAGGGTGTGACCTCGGGCCCGACCGGCCTGCAGATGGACGAGCAGTTCGTGCTCGACCGTATCTCGCAATATATCGCCACCGGCGCGGACGGCCTGATCCTGGTCCCCTTCAGCTCGGCCATGTATGAGCCGCTGATGAAGGAGGCCAAGGCCGCCGGCATGTATGTCGTGACGATGAATACCGGCGACACGACCAGCGTTCAGGACGTGGTCCTCGGCACCGATTACGCCAACCAGGGCAAGGTGGTCGCGGAGAACATCTCGAAGCGCGGCGGGCCACAGAACGTCATCATCCTCGGCAACCAGCCAAGCGGCGTACACCGTGTCTTCGTCGACGGCTTCGTCAAGGCCCTGCCGGCGCTCGGCAATGTGACGCTCGTCGCCGAGGCCTATGATGCGGGTGACCCGACTCAGACGACGGATGTGGTCAGCCGCACGCTGACCGCCCATCCGGACGTCAACGTCGTTCTCTCCTGGGAAGGCAATGCCGTCGCCGGCATCACGACGGCAATCAAGGAGAAGGGCCTGACAGGCAAGGTCGTCGGCGTCGTCAACGACGTCACGCCGGAAGTCGTAGCAGGGCTCAAGGACGGCACGCTCTACGGCACCAGCAAGCAAAACTTCTGCGGCATGGCGTCGGGCGCGGTCGAGAAGATCATCGCGCTGTCGAAGGGCGAGGCCGTGCCGAAGAGCGTCGACACCGGCATCACCTTCATCACCGCCGAGACGCTCGACCAGGAACTCGCCAAGTGA